One Natronomonas gomsonensis genomic window, TCGCCGCGTACCCCACGACGGGGACTCCGACCCGGCGGAGCATCGCCCCCACCGGCACTTCTGACTGCAGCGCAGCCATGGTAAACGACGCGTCGTGGTGGAGGAACACCCGGTCGGCCAACCGCCAGACGTCGGCGTCACCGACCCGTCCGGACAACTGTCGCGGCGTGTGTTCGCCGTCGATGAGCGCCGCCGCGACGTTGAACGGAATCGTAAACGAGAGCGCGGAGGCGGGGCTGTTCGGCCCGTCGAGGTACGGCGAGGCGCGGTCGTCGACCTCCGTTGCGAACAGCGACCCGTACACGTCGACGCGTTCGATGGTGGTTCGGCCGCGGTCGAATCGCCCACGAGCCTCCAATGCAGCCTCGATTGGCGCCGTCACGTACGCACAGCCGGGGACGCCCTTCACCGTCACGGCGCGGGTGTGCCAACGCTCGCCGAACCCCTTCAAGAACTCCGGCAATGGGAGGTCGGCGAAGGAATCGAGGAACCCCGCGTCGGCTTCGGTGAGGTCCGGGCGGCCCGAGAGCCCAGCGCGTGCGGAGTCGACGGCGGCGATACCACTCTTCAGCGGTTCACTCGCACTCCAGACCTTCGCATCGCTCCCGAGGAACGGTGATTCGAGCGGCCACGGCGGTTGTAATAGCGCCGTTCCGAGGGCGTCGCTCAGCGTTTCGGCATCGTCGCCCTCGATGACCGCTCGTCCCACCGCGGCAGCGACCGCGTGGATGTAGGCGGTCTGTTGTCCCCGGAAGGGACCGATTGCCGCCGCGGCGGCCAGCCGTGCGGCCACTTCGTTTGCGGCGACATGTGCGACGAGCAGTCGTTCGCCGCTTTCCCCCGTCGATTCGGCGTACGCAAGCGGGACGAAGACGCTGCTGTGGCCGGTGTGACCGCCGAGGACGGTGTCGTCGAAGTCCAGCGCCATCGACAGCGCCGCGTTGCCGGCCGCCGCACCCTCCGGCGTCAGGTCTGTGCCACCGAGGAACGTCGCGTCGCCGTCAGCGTGGCTTTCGGACGCCGTCGCGATTCGCTCGCCGAGGGGATGAGAGCACGTCCACACCGCCGCACCGACGGTGCTGACCAACTGTGCGCGTGCGGCCCACCGCACCGGACGCGGCACGTCGCGGTACTCCAACTCGGTCGCCCACCGAGCGGCGCGGTCCAGAAACGGGTCGAGTTCCGTTTCCTCCTCGCCGCCGAGCGGCAGGCGGTCGGTGACGGTCATCGTTGGCCAGTCGTCGCCCGTCGGTTTAGGCGTTCGCCCGGCACAGGCCGGTCCCACGGCACGGATTCACCCCTCGACCTCCCGAACCAACTCCGGGCCGTCGTTGGCGGGATTGTTCACGGCCGTCGAGACGGGGTACGACCGGAGGTCGTCCTCGGGGGCGGGGTCCAGCGGGACGGACTCCCCATCGAGCCACGCCCCCTCCTCGTCGGGGCTGAGGACGACGGCCATCCGGTGGTGTAGCGGCTCGACGACGCCGTTCGGCTCCGTCGTCACGACGGTGAACGTCTCGACTGGGTCGGCCTGCCCTGTCGACCCGCTCTCGCCGCCGTCGAACTCCCCGAGACCGGTCTGGAGCGTGTCTGGCGTCCATCGCTCGTAGAGGCCGGCCATCGCAAAGGGGCGGTCGTCCTCGTAGGCGACGCGATAGGGTCGTTTCCCGTCTCCGGTGTCGGCCCACTCGTAGAAGCCGTTGGCGGGAACGAGACAGCGCCGTTGCTCGTAGGCCTCGGCGAAGGCGGGCTTTTCGTCGACGGTCTCCGCACGGGCGTTGATGTGGCCGTCGCTCCGGTCGTCGGCCCAGCGCGGGACGAGCCCCCATTCGAGCCGCTGGATGGCGTCGGGTTGCGCTCCGGTGATGACCGGAAGCCGTTGGCTCGGCGCGGCGTTGTACCGCGGCTCGAATTCGAAGGCGAACGTCGCATCGAAGCGGGCTTCGAGTTCCTCCGGTGGCGTGAACAGGCTGTAACGGCCACACATAGCCGCGACTACGGGCTCCGATTCGAAATAGGTGCCGGCGGTGGACGGATGGCGAACAGGCGGGAATGCGTATCCGGCGGCGGGTCCCACGCTACGGCCTCGACCGACCGCCGGCCTCTCTCAGGTCACGGGCAGTCTGGTCGCGGTATCCGATAAAAAGGGTCGGTCGCTACAGTTTGTCGACCGTCGGCTTCGCCTTCACGACGACGGTATCGGCGACGAGGTCGCCGACGCGCTGCTTGCGGTCGGTGACGAAGATGGCGACGAGGCCGACGACGTAGAAGAACGGCAGTGCGTCGACGATTCGCAGCAGCGTCCGAATGGCCGAGTCGCGGTAGGTAATCGGGTCGCCGTCCTCGGTGACGACGACGATGTCCATCACCATCTTCCCGACGGTCTGTCCGTACTCCGCCTCGAAGTAGATGAAGTAGGCGAAAAACAGGAGCGTCCCGAGGCCGCCGACCAGCACTCCAAGGGTCTCGGAAATCACTGCCAAAACTTCGGAGACGACGCCGACTAAGAGGCCGAACCCGACCGCGTCAATGAGAAACGCGAGGATTCGTTTGACGACGACGTCGTCCTCGGTACCCAAATCGGGAAGCGGCCGTTCGAAGGTTACCATGTCCGTTCGGTGCACGTCGGTTGGGGATAAAGATACAGGAAGCCGACTGGTGGCGTGCGGTTCGTCCGCCCCGGCCGTCGAGTCGACTCCGCCCGCGAATTTAAACGACAAGCCGCCGTAGCGGCCCCGTGGCCGACGACGACGACCCGACGTTCGCCATCCCGACACCTCCCGAGCGTCGCTACCCTCGGGGCGGCGGCGTCGAGTACGAAGGCGAGACGGTGTTTTCGGTGCGGCCGACCGTCGACTTCGACGACGACGCTCTCGCTGCAGTCGTCGAGTCGGTTCTCGACGCCGGCCCGTATCGGTACGGCGACTGGTTCGATTTGCCGATGCCGCTGTATCTCGTCCACGACGACGACACCGGCGACACGTTCCGCGTCGCGGTCCGCGACGGTGCCGTCGAGTTCCACGTTCTCCCGGCGACGGACTCGGCGGGATTGCGCGGGCTGTATCGCCGACTGACCGACGCGACGGACTCGTCGTGGTCAGTCACGCGAAAAGGCGAGTGACCGGACCTTTGGACGGGTTTGTCAGAATCGGATTAAGTGTGGCTTCGAGAGTGCCTGATACAGATGAGCGACGACGGCATACACAGACGAACGTTCGTGAAGGGTATCGGCATCGCAGCCGGGACGGCGGCCTTCGCAGGCACGGCCGCGGCGAACTCGGTCGTCTCGACGGCGGTTCTCGACGAGGAGTTCGACCTCGACGGCGGGCTTCAGGAGGCGCTCGTCGTCTTCGATTCGACCGACGACGCCGAACGGCTCGACACGCTCGATCTCGAAGAGGGCTACCGCCTGTTCGAACACCTCGGCATCGCGTGGACGCACCTCCGGCCGGCCCAAATCGAGACCGTCGCCGGTTGGGACTCGGTTCGGCGGGTCAAGCGCACCGAACAACTGGAGTGGCACAACGACGACACCTCCCGGCAGTCGATGGCTGTCGAAGCCGTCCACGAGGACCTCGGCTACACCGGCGAG contains:
- a CDS encoding MmgE/PrpD family protein translates to MTVTDRLPLGGEEETELDPFLDRAARWATELEYRDVPRPVRWAARAQLVSTVGAAVWTCSHPLGERIATASESHADGDATFLGGTDLTPEGAAAGNAALSMALDFDDTVLGGHTGHSSVFVPLAYAESTGESGERLLVAHVAANEVAARLAAAAAIGPFRGQQTAYIHAVAAAVGRAVIEGDDAETLSDALGTALLQPPWPLESPFLGSDAKVWSASEPLKSGIAAVDSARAGLSGRPDLTEADAGFLDSFADLPLPEFLKGFGERWHTRAVTVKGVPGCAYVTAPIEAALEARGRFDRGRTTIERVDVYGSLFATEVDDRASPYLDGPNSPASALSFTIPFNVAAALIDGEHTPRQLSGRVGDADVWRLADRVFLHHDASFTMAALQSEVPVGAMLRRVGVPVVGYAAKTVGVGATLRHLPTLLRFARKRPLPTDLSEADKRMGARVEVTTADGRTIETTVDHPSGFAGKPLEEIRAVARNKCRSGLEAAGVGPSDATQRVDELFAVDSAPSVSLGAFAPEESP
- a CDS encoding RDD family protein, giving the protein MVTFERPLPDLGTEDDVVVKRILAFLIDAVGFGLLVGVVSEVLAVISETLGVLVGGLGTLLFFAYFIYFEAEYGQTVGKMVMDIVVVTEDGDPITYRDSAIRTLLRIVDALPFFYVVGLVAIFVTDRKQRVGDLVADTVVVKAKPTVDKL
- a CDS encoding SOS response-associated peptidase, which produces MCGRYSLFTPPEELEARFDATFAFEFEPRYNAAPSQRLPVITGAQPDAIQRLEWGLVPRWADDRSDGHINARAETVDEKPAFAEAYEQRRCLVPANGFYEWADTGDGKRPYRVAYEDDRPFAMAGLYERWTPDTLQTGLGEFDGGESGSTGQADPVETFTVVTTEPNGVVEPLHHRMAVVLSPDEEGAWLDGESVPLDPAPEDDLRSYPVSTAVNNPANDGPELVREVEG